In one window of Helianthus annuus cultivar XRQ/B chromosome 17, HanXRQr2.0-SUNRISE, whole genome shotgun sequence DNA:
- the LOC110921933 gene encoding squamosa promoter-binding-like protein 12, with product MVQTTVIDMEWNSKWDWENHDIFGSKAVAVSSPKKVQSSEDIDGSFNLSGVVNVDNSSSNFSSDLSRSFQNNTYNNKINGNSPSFEASVCSSDQSIGLKLGKRTYFENGFASSDSKTRSVSNVKKVKVSNKSMAVSRCQVEGCNLDLSSAKEYHKKHRVCENHSKALKVVVAGLERRFCQQCSRFHGLSEFDGKKRSCRRRLSNHNARRRKPQQETIHFNPSNLSSSFYDGQQQLGFVFNNVPLVQTKPALNSVWETTCNPQQTAPLVKAEKPEAFQFPDAFTFNRITLPPKAIAAGAFHQGSNAEALDFRRALSLLSNSSWGSCESDFGGLDQPMYTNGLTMAQQGMHAVHHGLPSEGWQIDQQCVDTHVQFQESRNLKGPYGFQYGNPMDEILKPL from the exons ATGGTGCAGACTACTGTGATCG ATATGGAGTGGAACTCAAAGTGGGACTGGGAAAACCATGATATTTTCGGTTCAAAAGCGGTTGCGGTTTCAAGTCCAAAGAAGGTACAATCATCAGAAGATATCGACGGGTCGTTTAATCTTTCTGGGGTCGTTAATGTCGACAATTCATCGTCGAATTTCTCGTCTGATCTTTCAAGAAGTTTCCAGAACAACACATATAACAACAAGATAAATGGAAATTCTCCATCGTTTGAGGCATCGGTTTGCTCTTCTGATCAGTCGATTGGTTTAAAACTTGGTAAAAGAACGTACTTCGAGAACGGTTTTGCTAGCAGCGATTCAAAAACACGCTCTGTATCAAATGTGAAAAAGGTTAAAGTATCGAACAAGAGTATGGCGGTTTCGAGATGCCAAGTTGAGGGGTGCAACCTTGATCTTTCGTCTGCGAAAGAATATCATAAGAAGCATAGAGTTTGTGAAAATCATTCGAAAGCGTTAAAGGTTGTTGTCGCTGGTCTTGAACGGCGGTTCTGCCAACAATGTAGCCG ATTTCACGGGTTGTCGGAGTTTGACGGGAAGAAGAGGAGTTGCCGGCGGCGGCTTTCCAACCACAATGCCCGCCGCCGTAAGCCGCAGCAGGAAACGATCCACTTCAACCCGAGCAATCTGTCTTCGTCATTTTACG ATGGGCAACAACAATTAGGGTTCGTGTTTAACAACGTTCCTCTGGTTCAGACTAAACCTGCTTTGAATTCTGTTTGGGAAACCACATGCAACCCGCAACAAACAGCACCCTTAGTAAAAGCTGAAAAACCTGAAGCTTTTCAGTTTCCGGATGCTTTTACTTTCAATAGGATTACGCTGCCACCTAAGGCCATCGCAGCCGGCGCTTTTCATCAAG GTTCGAATGCAGAAGCACTTGATTTTCGCCGTGCTCTCTCTCTTCTGTCAAACAGTTCATGGGGTTCATGTGAGTCGGATTTCGGAGGGCTTGACCAACCCATGTATACAAATGGTCTCACCATGGCTCAACAGGGAATGCATGCGGTTCACCACGGTTTGCCATCCGAGGGCTGGCAGATTGACCAGCAGTGCGTTGACACCCACGTTCAATTTCAAGAATCTCGGAATCTTAAGGGACCGTATGGATTTCAGTACGGGAATCCAATGGATGAAATCTTGAAGCCCTTGTGA
- the LOC110920841 gene encoding probable methyltransferase At1g27930 yields MNLRPFPDRKISIAFSLLALIGGAVVIFTIFTNDATNLICTGTPNTHQATTIIPIQLRAILHYATSRTVPQQSLAEISISFNVLKSISPCNFLVFGLGHDSLMWASFNPGGLTLFLEEDPKWVQTVLKDAPDLKAAHVKYRTQLQEADELMKSYRREPECAPAKSYVKGNERCKLALTGLPDVVYDKEWDMIMIDAPKGYYAEAPGRMGAIYSAAVMARNRKKSGVTHVFLHDVDRKVEKAYAEEFLCRKYLKDGTGRLWHFEIPPAGNVTGDRFC; encoded by the exons ATGAACCTACGACCCTTCCCCGACCGGAAAATCTCCATCGCTTTCTCTCTCCTCGCCCTCATCGGCGGCGCCGTCGTCATCTTCACCATCTTCACCAACGACGCCACCAATCTCATCTGCACCGGAACCCCCAACACCCACCAAGCCACCACCATCATCCCCATCCAACTCCGTGCAATCCTCCACTACGCCACCTCCAGAACCGTCCCCCAACAATCTCTCGCCGAGATCTCGATCtccttcaatgttctcaaatccATTTCCCCTTGCAATTTCCTTGTGTTTGGTCTGGGCCATGATTCCCTTATGTGGGCCTCGTTCAACCCCGGTGGGCTAACTTTGTTCCTTGAAGAAGATCCTAAATGGGTCCAAACGGTTTTGAAAGATGCACCGGATTTAAAAGCGGCTCACGTTAAGTACCGGACCCAGCTTCAAGAAGCCGATGAGTTGATGAAAAGTTACCGGCGGGAGCCGGAATGTGCGCCGGCTAAATCGTATGTTAAAG GTAACGAACGGTGCAAGTTAGCACTTACTGGGTTGCCGGATGTGGTGTACGATAAGGAGTGGGATATGATAATGATTGATGCGCCCAAAGGGTATTATGCGGAGGCGCCAGGTAGGATGGGAGCGATTTATTCGGCAGCTGTGATGGCGAGAAATAGGAAGAAATCCGGTGTGACGCATGTGTTTTTGCACGATGTTGATCGGAAGGTGGAGAAGGCGTATGCGGAAGAGTTTTTGTGCCGGAAGTATTTGAAAGATGGGACTGGAAGGTTGTGGCATTTTGAGATACCGCCGGCCGGGAATGTTACCGGAGATAGGTTTTGTTAG